gtcagttgaaaccagaagaccatggaaaacctgggagcacttgacggccgtctcgttctagtatgggactcctcagcattgagcatccacgatcccgctacgtgggattcgaacccagggcctatcagtcttgcgcgtgagcgcttaacctctagaccattgggcCGGCCGGAATCCaactgtctaacttcaactaacccacgaaactgagcgacacatccaccattgtcatcagtgagttactatctcacaacagacccggttgaatcGCAGAGATAACTAGACACATGACAAAAATCATTTTACTTAAATGTCAATCACACTGAGTTACTTTGACTTTAGGAGACTATCtcattcattgaaatcatgaactgaccaatattagatcaccattaaaaacctggagcAACTGGACGGTCAatttatcctagtatggaactcatcaAAAGTGCGCATCTAATATCACGCCATCAGGACTCAAACCTGACACAGGATGGACTCCAATGGTAACGATTGATAAAAGTATAATGTATAAATTTTCtaaatttaaagtaaaaaaagtTAACATATCAAAATAGACCATTTGTAAAGTGTAAAACTTACTAATTTGTTCATTTGTATATGGTAcaatagtactactactactactattagtagtagtaatagtagtagtagtagctgtaatGATATTACAATTATTTTGACCATTTCCACTTATTCCTAATGTACtccatgatgatgatgacgatgataatgTTGATGAATTCGATGGAGATGAACCATTTAAATGTGTATTGGATAAGACAGATAAAGCATTCATATGACTATTAGATTGTATAGAATTCATATTAGATTGATTTATAATAGTATTAGGTAATCCTTTATGATCCATAGTCGGACTTTGTGGTAAGTTGGATGGATGTCCAGGAGGAagactattattgttattgttactatGATAGATAGAGTTGTGTTGTATTGATGATGTAGGACAATCTATATCACTTTGTGAATGTATTGAtagtgttgatgatgatgtggtcTTTTTACGGAATGCTTTACCAAGTGAATTACGAAACTAATTTTGTGATAAAAGAAAGGAAATAATATTAGGTAAATAGAAGCAATAAATGTGATGAATTCAAAATCAAAGCATTACTGACATAGAGAAAGAACAGAGTAGTAGTCATAGTGAATATGAAAGTGGAATATATTAGTGATCCAATATAAGTCTATTGAGCAACGTAGGCTATGAAATTGTGGCTTTAATAGTATACagtaatttcattgaaatcatgaaccaatatTAGTTAGACCattactgaaaacctgaaagcactgaatggttATTCGGCCTCCAAATGCCGTGGTatagccgagagtggggagagtcagctctccctccattgacaaccagagcaactattaatttaggtacatggaatgctcgtacaatgtgggagaccgggagagtcttccaaattgctacAGAAATAAGGAGATATATTGGACGCAGGTTGGAGAACAACGaatagcttcaggggagctttaTAAGACAAGCCCTTatatggaattctcaaggccaaaagaaaagaggaagaccacggaacacattacgccgagaaatcgaaacagacatgagaaaaatgaacgaaaattggatagaactagaaagaaaggcccaggacattgtgggttggagaatgttggtcggcggcctatactccattgggagtaacaggtgtaagtaagtaagtaagtaatcatatATACCGTCatggttttactcttgtgatttgttgcatggtaagaaccgtctaccaagaatcgaagttcgAATTTCAGTGTAAACAATGaaagtaaattatttcattcgctctcactctctctctacATCCACCCACCCAcccatccacacacacacacacacactagtATTTATAAGCACCTATTTAGAAGAATTCGTTTTCCTGCCTAAATTACAGTAATCAACTACTGAATAGCAATTTTTCTAAGGTATTAATCATTTTACCATCAAGTATGTACAATTAATAATCGTAataatgcaataataataatgataatgtatcTGTTGAAGGGAAGCCTAATGGAATACAAGAGTGTGTTTCACTTTTAGAATTCCAATGAATTTCATAATACATACAACTAAGCTACCCAATAACATTTATATACACACATATGCCTAAGCATAAATAGTTCACAATAGAAGAGAGAAATGAATGAAAcaagaagagaaaaagaaaacaagaaaagaaaagaaaagaaacgaaAAAAAGCCCAAATGAAACAGGTGAAACTATGATTAGAATTATTCATAGTTGAATATATGCGTTGGTTGGCCTATTTATTGATTCAAAGAGATGATTAATTAATCAACAATGTTTAACGAATTAATCTAGATAAGGTCAactaacaaatacatttatgataataataataataataataataataataataataataataagggtttAACGGAAGGTGTTTTATGAACATTTATTCAATATGTAGATTGTATTTATCATAGATTGATTTCGTTGATTCGAAACCATTAGTAACAGTCTAcgatgagagagaacaaaccaacctccagttgaggaggaaatcaggaaaagacattggaagtggatatgaTATGACATTACGGAAATTATCAAAATACATCAAGAAGTTAGCCCTAACTTGGACTTCTGGAGGGAAATGGAAAAGCggaaggtcgaagaacacaccatgtcgggaattggaagtagacatgaaaagtaTTAATAGCAACTtgaaagaactggaaaagattgttCAGGATAgtgttgaatggagaatgctaaTGGATGATCTATGCCTCTTCACAAGAGGTAAAAAGTGCAAGTTTTCAGTTGAGTTACCATTGAAAGTTCGGGTGAATCACTAGATAGCTGTTTCCTTCTAATTTGGAACTCTTCAAGGAGTGATCATTGACGGCTTCATCGGCGATAGAATGCAAGACCTTAAAGTCTCGATGCTAGCAAGTGATGTGTTACTTTTAATTCGACAATTTTCACAATTCCTTATGTAGAAACATTTCATGTGATTATAGGTGACTAACTTCTAGAAGTAATTCCTGAAGTTCTGTTGCGAAGATAGGACCAATGGAGTTTAGCCACACTAAGCATTAGATGGATATCAACAACAACGAACGATGGTCGAATGCTATCTGAGCGATCTAAAAGTTAGGTGCTTATCACAAAGCCTGAAAATCCTGGGTTCAACCCCTAGATGGTACTGTAGACACACACTagtgaggagtttcatactaggaggAAACATATTTAGTAGTTCGTAGTTTTTAACAGTTATCAAAATACAGTTAAGCCATGATCCTTTGATAGATTACATATTAGGACGAAAAACTTGACTAGtgcttcaatagttttattgaGTTAAATCTATAATGTAAAGTAACGAAAGTATCAATTCATTTAGTATTgtgttatttgaatcttccgattgatgtttaggactgcaattgatcagtctctctcttattggcatatgtgcattctgtgcggattgGCTCAATATTACCATTAAGTTATAAGCATTAGGTTCGAGTCCTAATGTAATCAACAATATTAGGATAtgacaggtacatccagctgttATGATTCCCGAGTAGGATGAAATAGGCGtttagatggtgattggagggAACCCTGGACCCGGTTTTTGTGCTATTTAGCACTCATCTccaaggtatacctgtaatcttgagggaactggtgccccTTGACATATTCGATCCAGTGTCACCCAGACTCACAGTCAGAGAAGTTACCACTAGGCTATCCGGGCcgtgaccgacctcctgtaggactgtgatgtaatcacaattgattgatcactaggtggtgatcaatttcatgtgtATCAAGTATTTCTTAGTtgagatcgaatgctatcgaccaagtttcaatgtggtcactagtctaaatgactcgacattgcatgcactatgttgagattagatggtggctgtaggtagtcgacaggaacagacaagtggccacattgcaacttggttgatagcatttgatctgcactaagaaagaTTTGACAAActtgacattgatcaccacccagtgatcaatcaattgtgatgaaATAAGCGTCTTGGATTCTACCACTAATCACAAATGAACTAAACAAAAACACTATAGTTCATAAGTTTACACAGTTTCATTAACAATTGTATACAAGACAAACTatctaaaaaatatatatatatataccaagaTTTCTTACCCATCCATTTTTCTTCACATTAGTTCCTGAAGATTTACAACCGGATGTGGTAGATGATACTTTATCAATTGAATTATCCATTTGTAATTGTTGACTATCTACATCAGTAAGACTTGCATTTGAAATTGTTAAACATGAATTAATATGTGCTTGTTCATTCTCATTATTAATACCAGTATTGGAACTAGcattagtagtaataatagtagtggtagaagtagaagtagtagtagtagaaataCATGAGTTTTCTTGTTGTTTCAATGTATCATTAGTAAATGATCTATTCAATTCACAAGGTCGATTAATTGGTGGTTTTTTTAATAGTCCTAATTCTGTTTGACTACGTAATGCATCAATTGTTGCTCTTAATTCATGTAGTTCTGAATCCTTTCGAAGAAAAAATAAtgcaaaaaaattatatatttatatatactaaATTACAGTAATTGTATAACTTGATACAATAGTGAATTAATTCAAGTTACTTTGTATTACAATATCGGGATCCCATTCAAACGTCTTCCTAACGTACATATACCGTCATCGATGCTATGGCCTtggattacttacttacttacctataCCTGTTACTACCAATGGAGTATAGGGccccgaccagcattctccaactcactctgtcctgggtcttcctgTACAGTCATGTCCTATTGTCTATGATTGGCTTTCATTGATTAATTGTGTATGATAATCACATGAACTAGCGCACATTCATTAAATGTTTACAAACTATTGAAAAATTAATAtctttttgtattggttgtttgaatctttccaatgatcagtctctcttattggcatatgttcatcaTAAGTGGATTGCGTCGATATTGCCGTAAATCACAATCGTAATAAGcgtagagatggatggtggctaacagtggaatctagtacaggcgtttcgttctatttcaaactcgtcagctggatgtgcctgcatcccagcGTTGATGTTCAATCCAGGACTCTAACACAGTACCGTTTACTTTAAACCCCATCACGTTATTCCGTTAGCTACTGGGTCCAGATAGCCATTAGATTGTGCCAATGggtaaattataattcattcgtattacttacttaaagcactggatggtcggtTCGTCCtagtgtagtgaatgagaacaccaatggggacaaccaaatgtattttgatacaaaattacagaatctcatagtaaaatctgagactcatacagtaaattcttcattttcaaaatatccatcaactgTCTAAAACTTTGTTATTCCTTCGCTTCTACACCAGTCACTCtcttctcgttctcttttctctaatcttcttaactttctaccGCCAGACATTTTACTTTAagttgatgatacatactacttatatctgtcgacatcagcaGAACATACCacactagtatgggactcctcagcagtgcacatccacaatcctacACGCGGGATCCTCATTCTGTTTAGTATTTTATGTTATTGTAttccaatatcaaagtcattaGTAGATAAACCGTTTTTGAATACTAAACTTTTCCCGAattcctgttttttttcttctcttgaTTATTTGGAAGATTATGACTATGCGGTAATTATTTGCCGGACACTGTCGAGTAAAAAGAACCTATCCCACATTAGAAGATAGTTTTTTAATGTTTCATCATTAGGAATAATTGTAAGCTATCTTCAATATAGAACAGCTTCAAATTAGAATGGAAAAGTAGGGGTTAAATTcattgtaattttgttttaatgaactgCCAACTGACAACAATTTCATCTTCAAGTGTAAATGATCTTTAAATTCAGATAAACATTAGTTGTTGAATAGTAGATGAATAaggatgatggtgatgatgttgATATCCCTAACAATAGCTGCATGTTTAACACGGTAATCTGGCTTGCCTATTGTGATGACGGAATCGAGCTATCATGGTCAGAATATCTATTTCTTCAGGTTCTACCATATTAGGTAGGTCAGCTGAAGAATAATAAGACTGAAGGCTGCAACTTGAAATCTTAGAGCAAAGTCATACCGCTATCTGTATGGAGGTGTAATGGTAGTAAGGTATTACTCTCAGACAATTATAATTTGCAGTCATGCTGACTTCCAACAACAAGAGTAATTGGTCGGGAATAAAACTATCACACTTTACCTTATTCTATAGGCTTTTGTTTTCTGGAGTAAGGCCCCTAACGTACAGCGT
This genomic stretch from Schistosoma haematobium chromosome 5, whole genome shotgun sequence harbors:
- a CDS encoding hypothetical protein (EggNog:ENOG410VN1N), translated to MDNSIDKVSSTTSGCKSSGTNVKKNGWFRNSLGKAFRKKTTSSSTLSIHSQSDIDCPTSSIQHNSIYHSNNNNNSLPPGHPSNLPQSPTMDHKGLPNTIINQSNMNSIQSNSHMNALSVLSNTHLNGSSPSNSSTLSSSSSSWSTLGISGNGQNNCNIITATTTTITTTNSSSSSTIVPYTNEQINRLNNTRIQQQQQQDHRPIHSNQLSCPNYLVNYNDSDKQNKLFNVEGGDRNILNRNDSKLEYVYIS